In Anopheles gambiae chromosome 2, idAnoGambNW_F1_1, whole genome shotgun sequence, a single window of DNA contains:
- the LOC1273936 gene encoding large ribosomal subunit protein mL55, with amino-acid sequence MQFTKLLAGLSLNANSSLARGLSSNTAAIVKVHRSIYARRYPTMMVLPDGATINLSYHEPRRIIKLPLDLSLLSEAERKARIEKRKPKQKIRIDDDVEDTFSANKYLKYMKKK; translated from the exons ATGCAGTTTACAAAACTATTGGCCGGATTGAGTTTAAACGCAAACAGCAGCCTGGCACGCGGCCTGTCGTCCAACACAGCGGCAATAGTGAAGGTGCACCGTAGCATCTACGCCCGGCGCTATCCCACCATGATGGTGCTGCCCGATGGTGCGACCATCAACCTCAGCTATCACGAACCAAGAAGGATCATTAAG CTGCCGCTTGACCTAAGCTTGCTGTCAGAAGCGGAACGTAAAGCACGCATCGAAAAGCGTAAACCAAAGCAGAAGATTCGCATCGATGACGACGTGGAGGATACATTTAGCGCGAACAAATATCTAAAGTATATGAAGAAGAAATAG
- the LOC1273938 gene encoding uncharacterized protein LOC1273938: MIGLKKHRAFLERLRWTLRAQHVFGVSSLIVDKRGNVRSGSPAPKFILAMLGLAISLAVWFILYHNESPVICRSKANQVRLFYYFVIIETLVAIAFNVICTIRIAWPASQHSLAQCWAQLIAKVQEIQIMFQCSIESKRPFQLFWLWIAVLSAAYGFLLTFMVLTSKVLFVSQINHLILYGLRIYAYLSDTTVCASFGLFALLLRILIVEMRQLVRKTTINEQQLRSMIQLYRHILQIIESFCAVYGWVLILIFFEHFLILTDRSFFAIRMYRMPMGFSIQQVLSMMMTWVFPLALNDMLLVGACTATEKALQQFEQQLCEVGKMANAQNVECEQMITSFSLYVAEQKPKFRILKSINLSFNLIYASCGVIATYLTVFLQFDNGDSI, translated from the exons atGATTGGTCTTAAAAAGCATAGAGCATTTTTGGAACGACTTCGATGGACCTTACGGGCCCAGCACGTGTTCGGAGTGTCCTCACTAATTGTCGACAAGCGGGGTAATGTTAGGTCGGGCAGTCCGGCTCCAAAGTTTATTTTGGCAATGTTGGGACTGGCCATATCGTTGGCGGTATGGTTCATCTTATACCACAACGAGTCACCGGTCATATGCCGATCGAAAG CAAACCAGGTCAGGCTATTTTATTACTTTGTCATCATTGAAACGCTGGTGGCGATTGCGTTCAATGTGATATGCACCATCAGAATAGCCTGGCCTGCATCGCAACACTCACTGGCGCAGTGTTGGGCACAGTTGATAGCAAAGGTACAGGAGATCCAAATCATGTTCCAGTGCAGTATCGAGTCGAAGCGTCCGTTTCAATTATTTTGGCTGTGGATAGCTGTGCTGTCCGCAGCGTACGGCTTTCTGCTCACGTTCATGGTCCTCACCTCGAAAGTGCTTTTTGTATCACAAATTAaccatttaattttatatGGTTTGCGAATATACGCATACCTGTCGGACACAACCGTGTGTGCCTCGTTTGGATTATTCGCCCTGCTGCTGAGAATTCTGATTGTTGAAATGCGACAATTGGTGCGAAAAACCACCATCAATGAACAGCAGCTCCGATCCATGATACAGCTGTATCGGCACATTCTGCAAATCATTGAAAGTTTTTGCGCAGTGTACGGTTGGGTgttgatattgatttttttcgaACATTTCCTGATCCTCACGGATCGATCCTTTTTTGCAATACGCATGTATCGCATGCCGATGGGATTTTCCATTCAGCAGGTActgtcgatgatgatgacttgGGTGTTTCCGTTGGCGCTGAACGACATGTTGCTAGTTGGCGCGTGTACAGCAACGGAAAAAGCACTGCAGCAGTTTGAGCAGCAACTTTGTGAGGTTGGCAAAATGGCAAACGCACAAAATGTGGAGTGTGAGCAAATGATCACTAGTTTCAGCCTGTACGTGGCAGAGCAGAAGCCAAAATTTCGCATTctgaaatcaatcaatttaaGCTTTAATTTGATCTATGCG AGCTGCGGAGTTATTGCCACGTATTTGACAGTGTTTCTACAGTTTGACAATGGAGACTCTATCTGA
- the LOC5667635 gene encoding cystinosin homolog isoform X4, producing MAAVCGTAKCVFGLLLIIASTTAQSNKTLLRLQFGPQDTTIIVGQAKNVTLRLHGPLSEPVTVNFTQTNATNANAYVQVTPSTIAFTPPPSNFIDRSERVSLRGLRAGIFDLLAHLSPSSALVDQSQAFVRVTVAKSWSLISVSSVIGWTYFLAWTWSFWPQIWENRTRASVVGLSFDYLALNLLGHTMYAAFNCALFWNGSVQAEYLRRNPRGLIPVLANDVAFSLHAVFATGLIIVQCFFYERGQQKVSYTARAIMTVFALVVMISGVLVATGTYLWLDFFYNLSYIKLAVTLVKYVPQAVLNYRRKSTIGWSIGNVLLDFTGGSFSMLQMLVNGYNYDDWDSIFGDGAKFGLGLFSVLFDVLFIVQHYILYRNSNYIELRGENYPGPGSVTTAPRQNIST from the exons ATGGCTGCCGTTTGCGGAACGG caaAATGCGTTTTTGGACTATTACTTATTATTG catcaacgaCGGCccaaagcaacaaaacgcTGTTGCGCTTACAGTTTGGACCACAGGACACGACGATTATCGTGGGCCAAGCTAAGAATGTAACGCTTCGCTTACACGGGCCCCTATCCGAACCGGTAACTGTAAACTTCACGCAAACCAACGCCACTAACGCCAATGCCTACGTGCAAGTGACACCCAGTACGATCGCATTCACTCCGCCACCTTCCAATTTTATCGACCGCTCGGAGCGCGTGTCATTGCGCGGACTGCGGGCAGGCATATTCGATCTGTTGGCccatctctctccctccaGCGCACTGGTCGACCAAAGCCAAGCGTTCGTGCGCGTCACGGTAGCGAAATCGTGGAGTCTTATCAGCGTATCGTCCGTGATCGGCTGGACGTACTTCCTCGCCTGGACGTGGTCATTCTGGCCACAGATATGGGAAAATCGGACCCGCGCCAGCGTAGTCGGCCTTTCGTTTGACTACCTCGCGCTGAACCTGCTGGGCCACACGATGTATGCCGCCTTCAACTGTGCGCTGTTTTGGAACGGTTCCGTACAGGCGGAGTACCTGCGGCGCAATCCACGCGGCTTGATACCGGTGCTGGCAAATGATGTGGCGTTTTCGCTGCATGCCGTCTTTGCCACGGGGCTGATCATTGTGCAGTGCTTCTTCTACGAGCGTGGCCAACAGAAGGTGTCCTACACGGCGCGCGCCATCATGACCGTGTTCGCCCTGGTTGTGATGATATCGGGCGTGTTGGTTGCTACCGGTACGTACCTTTGGCTGGATTTCTTCTACAACCTTAGCTACATTAAGCTAGCCGTTACATTGGTCAAGTACGTACCGCAGGCCGTGCTGAACTACCGGCGCAAAAGCACGATCGGATGGAGCATCGGTAATGTGCTGCTAGACTTTACCGGTGGATCGTTCAGCATGCTGCAGATGCTAGTCAACGGATACAATTATG ATGATTGGGATTCTATCTTCGGAGATGGGGCAAAGTTTGGTCTGGGACTGTTTTCCGTCCTGTTCGATGTACTCTTCATTGTGCAGCATTACATATTGTACAG AAACTCCAACTACATTGAACTTCGCGGTGAAAACTATCCCGGTCCGGGGAGCGTGACTACCGCTCCTAGGCAGAATATTTCCACTTAA
- the LOC5667635 gene encoding cystinosin homolog isoform X3 — protein sequence MAAVCGTAKCVFGLLLIIAASTTAQSNKTLLRLQFGPQDTTIIVGQAKNVTLRLHGPLSEPVTVNFTQTNATNANAYVQVTPSTIAFTPPPSNFIDRSERVSLRGLRAGIFDLLAHLSPSSALVDQSQAFVRVTVAKSWSLISVSSVIGWTYFLAWTWSFWPQIWENRTRASVVGLSFDYLALNLLGHTMYAAFNCALFWNGSVQAEYLRRNPRGLIPVLANDVAFSLHAVFATGLIIVQCFFYERGQQKVSYTARAIMTVFALVVMISGVLVATGTYLWLDFFYNLSYIKLAVTLVKYVPQAVLNYRRKSTIGWSIGNVLLDFTGGSFSMLQMLVNGYNYDDWDSIFGDGAKFGLGLFSVLFDVLFIVQHYILYRNSNYIELRGENYPGPGSVTTAPRQNIST from the exons ATGGCTGCCGTTTGCGGAACGG caaAATGCGTTTTTGGACTATTACTTATTATTG cagcatcaacgaCGGCccaaagcaacaaaacgcTGTTGCGCTTACAGTTTGGACCACAGGACACGACGATTATCGTGGGCCAAGCTAAGAATGTAACGCTTCGCTTACACGGGCCCCTATCCGAACCGGTAACTGTAAACTTCACGCAAACCAACGCCACTAACGCCAATGCCTACGTGCAAGTGACACCCAGTACGATCGCATTCACTCCGCCACCTTCCAATTTTATCGACCGCTCGGAGCGCGTGTCATTGCGCGGACTGCGGGCAGGCATATTCGATCTGTTGGCccatctctctccctccaGCGCACTGGTCGACCAAAGCCAAGCGTTCGTGCGCGTCACGGTAGCGAAATCGTGGAGTCTTATCAGCGTATCGTCCGTGATCGGCTGGACGTACTTCCTCGCCTGGACGTGGTCATTCTGGCCACAGATATGGGAAAATCGGACCCGCGCCAGCGTAGTCGGCCTTTCGTTTGACTACCTCGCGCTGAACCTGCTGGGCCACACGATGTATGCCGCCTTCAACTGTGCGCTGTTTTGGAACGGTTCCGTACAGGCGGAGTACCTGCGGCGCAATCCACGCGGCTTGATACCGGTGCTGGCAAATGATGTGGCGTTTTCGCTGCATGCCGTCTTTGCCACGGGGCTGATCATTGTGCAGTGCTTCTTCTACGAGCGTGGCCAACAGAAGGTGTCCTACACGGCGCGCGCCATCATGACCGTGTTCGCCCTGGTTGTGATGATATCGGGCGTGTTGGTTGCTACCGGTACGTACCTTTGGCTGGATTTCTTCTACAACCTTAGCTACATTAAGCTAGCCGTTACATTGGTCAAGTACGTACCGCAGGCCGTGCTGAACTACCGGCGCAAAAGCACGATCGGATGGAGCATCGGTAATGTGCTGCTAGACTTTACCGGTGGATCGTTCAGCATGCTGCAGATGCTAGTCAACGGATACAATTATG ATGATTGGGATTCTATCTTCGGAGATGGGGCAAAGTTTGGTCTGGGACTGTTTTCCGTCCTGTTCGATGTACTCTTCATTGTGCAGCATTACATATTGTACAG AAACTCCAACTACATTGAACTTCGCGGTGAAAACTATCCCGGTCCGGGGAGCGTGACTACCGCTCCTAGGCAGAATATTTCCACTTAA
- the LOC5667635 gene encoding cystinosin homolog isoform X1, with product MVSFLAAEGVRSLPPCAKCVFGLLLIIAASTTAQSNKTLLRLQFGPQDTTIIVGQAKNVTLRLHGPLSEPVTVNFTQTNATNANAYVQVTPSTIAFTPPPSNFIDRSERVSLRGLRAGIFDLLAHLSPSSALVDQSQAFVRVTVAKSWSLISVSSVIGWTYFLAWTWSFWPQIWENRTRASVVGLSFDYLALNLLGHTMYAAFNCALFWNGSVQAEYLRRNPRGLIPVLANDVAFSLHAVFATGLIIVQCFFYERGQQKVSYTARAIMTVFALVVMISGVLVATGTYLWLDFFYNLSYIKLAVTLVKYVPQAVLNYRRKSTIGWSIGNVLLDFTGGSFSMLQMLVNGYNYDDWDSIFGDGAKFGLGLFSVLFDVLFIVQHYILYRNSNYIELRGENYPGPGSVTTAPRQNIST from the exons ATGGTCTCGTTTTTAGCTGCGGAAGGCGTGCGTTCACTGCCCCCATGTG caaAATGCGTTTTTGGACTATTACTTATTATTG cagcatcaacgaCGGCccaaagcaacaaaacgcTGTTGCGCTTACAGTTTGGACCACAGGACACGACGATTATCGTGGGCCAAGCTAAGAATGTAACGCTTCGCTTACACGGGCCCCTATCCGAACCGGTAACTGTAAACTTCACGCAAACCAACGCCACTAACGCCAATGCCTACGTGCAAGTGACACCCAGTACGATCGCATTCACTCCGCCACCTTCCAATTTTATCGACCGCTCGGAGCGCGTGTCATTGCGCGGACTGCGGGCAGGCATATTCGATCTGTTGGCccatctctctccctccaGCGCACTGGTCGACCAAAGCCAAGCGTTCGTGCGCGTCACGGTAGCGAAATCGTGGAGTCTTATCAGCGTATCGTCCGTGATCGGCTGGACGTACTTCCTCGCCTGGACGTGGTCATTCTGGCCACAGATATGGGAAAATCGGACCCGCGCCAGCGTAGTCGGCCTTTCGTTTGACTACCTCGCGCTGAACCTGCTGGGCCACACGATGTATGCCGCCTTCAACTGTGCGCTGTTTTGGAACGGTTCCGTACAGGCGGAGTACCTGCGGCGCAATCCACGCGGCTTGATACCGGTGCTGGCAAATGATGTGGCGTTTTCGCTGCATGCCGTCTTTGCCACGGGGCTGATCATTGTGCAGTGCTTCTTCTACGAGCGTGGCCAACAGAAGGTGTCCTACACGGCGCGCGCCATCATGACCGTGTTCGCCCTGGTTGTGATGATATCGGGCGTGTTGGTTGCTACCGGTACGTACCTTTGGCTGGATTTCTTCTACAACCTTAGCTACATTAAGCTAGCCGTTACATTGGTCAAGTACGTACCGCAGGCCGTGCTGAACTACCGGCGCAAAAGCACGATCGGATGGAGCATCGGTAATGTGCTGCTAGACTTTACCGGTGGATCGTTCAGCATGCTGCAGATGCTAGTCAACGGATACAATTATG ATGATTGGGATTCTATCTTCGGAGATGGGGCAAAGTTTGGTCTGGGACTGTTTTCCGTCCTGTTCGATGTACTCTTCATTGTGCAGCATTACATATTGTACAG AAACTCCAACTACATTGAACTTCGCGGTGAAAACTATCCCGGTCCGGGGAGCGTGACTACCGCTCCTAGGCAGAATATTTCCACTTAA
- the LOC5667635 gene encoding cystinosin homolog isoform X2 gives MVSFLAAEGVRSLPPCAKCVFGLLLIIASTTAQSNKTLLRLQFGPQDTTIIVGQAKNVTLRLHGPLSEPVTVNFTQTNATNANAYVQVTPSTIAFTPPPSNFIDRSERVSLRGLRAGIFDLLAHLSPSSALVDQSQAFVRVTVAKSWSLISVSSVIGWTYFLAWTWSFWPQIWENRTRASVVGLSFDYLALNLLGHTMYAAFNCALFWNGSVQAEYLRRNPRGLIPVLANDVAFSLHAVFATGLIIVQCFFYERGQQKVSYTARAIMTVFALVVMISGVLVATGTYLWLDFFYNLSYIKLAVTLVKYVPQAVLNYRRKSTIGWSIGNVLLDFTGGSFSMLQMLVNGYNYDDWDSIFGDGAKFGLGLFSVLFDVLFIVQHYILYRNSNYIELRGENYPGPGSVTTAPRQNIST, from the exons ATGGTCTCGTTTTTAGCTGCGGAAGGCGTGCGTTCACTGCCCCCATGTG caaAATGCGTTTTTGGACTATTACTTATTATTG catcaacgaCGGCccaaagcaacaaaacgcTGTTGCGCTTACAGTTTGGACCACAGGACACGACGATTATCGTGGGCCAAGCTAAGAATGTAACGCTTCGCTTACACGGGCCCCTATCCGAACCGGTAACTGTAAACTTCACGCAAACCAACGCCACTAACGCCAATGCCTACGTGCAAGTGACACCCAGTACGATCGCATTCACTCCGCCACCTTCCAATTTTATCGACCGCTCGGAGCGCGTGTCATTGCGCGGACTGCGGGCAGGCATATTCGATCTGTTGGCccatctctctccctccaGCGCACTGGTCGACCAAAGCCAAGCGTTCGTGCGCGTCACGGTAGCGAAATCGTGGAGTCTTATCAGCGTATCGTCCGTGATCGGCTGGACGTACTTCCTCGCCTGGACGTGGTCATTCTGGCCACAGATATGGGAAAATCGGACCCGCGCCAGCGTAGTCGGCCTTTCGTTTGACTACCTCGCGCTGAACCTGCTGGGCCACACGATGTATGCCGCCTTCAACTGTGCGCTGTTTTGGAACGGTTCCGTACAGGCGGAGTACCTGCGGCGCAATCCACGCGGCTTGATACCGGTGCTGGCAAATGATGTGGCGTTTTCGCTGCATGCCGTCTTTGCCACGGGGCTGATCATTGTGCAGTGCTTCTTCTACGAGCGTGGCCAACAGAAGGTGTCCTACACGGCGCGCGCCATCATGACCGTGTTCGCCCTGGTTGTGATGATATCGGGCGTGTTGGTTGCTACCGGTACGTACCTTTGGCTGGATTTCTTCTACAACCTTAGCTACATTAAGCTAGCCGTTACATTGGTCAAGTACGTACCGCAGGCCGTGCTGAACTACCGGCGCAAAAGCACGATCGGATGGAGCATCGGTAATGTGCTGCTAGACTTTACCGGTGGATCGTTCAGCATGCTGCAGATGCTAGTCAACGGATACAATTATG ATGATTGGGATTCTATCTTCGGAGATGGGGCAAAGTTTGGTCTGGGACTGTTTTCCGTCCTGTTCGATGTACTCTTCATTGTGCAGCATTACATATTGTACAG AAACTCCAACTACATTGAACTTCGCGGTGAAAACTATCCCGGTCCGGGGAGCGTGACTACCGCTCCTAGGCAGAATATTTCCACTTAA